In a genomic window of Sarcophilus harrisii chromosome 4, mSarHar1.11, whole genome shotgun sequence:
- the LOC100927179 gene encoding olfactory receptor 56: MEWSGNQTLITHFILLGLFTQTPLHFFLFSIIIIMFLVALTGNGLMILLINIDSRLHSPMYFFLSWLSLMDLMLISTIVPQMAVNFLSGKGYITFTGCGLQILFFFTLLGDECFLLAFMAYDRFVAISNPLRYSVIMNKRVCWIMVAFSWLFGLVDGLIQAVFTLHFPYCGSNKIDHFFCDIPAVLKLACADTSLYESMIYVCCVLMLLLPFSVISASYIKILVAVLQMHSTEGRQKAFTTCASHMTVVTLFYGAATVTYIRPQVYHSSKQDKVVSAFYTMITPMLNPIIYSLRNKEVTGALKKLLGRCSYGRTQNNN; the protein is encoded by the coding sequence ATGGAATGGAGTGGCAACCAGACTCTCATCACTCACTTTATCCTTCTGGGTCTCTTCACTCAAACTCCTcttcacttcttcctcttctccatcaTTATAATCATGTTCCTGGTGGCATTGACTGGTAATGGCCTTATGATCCTTCTCATCAACATTGATTCACGGCTCCACAGTCCAATGTACTTTTTCCTCAGTTGGCTCTCATTAATGGACCTCATGCTCATCTCCACCATTGTACCTCAGATGGCTGTGAATTTCCTATCAGGCAAGGGGTATATCACCTTTACAGGGTGTGGCCTACAGATTCTCTTCTTCTTTACACTTCTGGGGGATGAGTGCTTCCTGCTGGCCTTCATGGCCTATGACCGCTTTGTGGCCATCAGCAATCCATTGAGGTATTCAGTGATCATGAACAAACGTGTCTGTTGGATAATGGTGGCATTTTCTTGGCTCTTTGGTCTGGTAGATGGATTAATCCAAGCTGTCTTCACTCTCCACTTTCCCTACTGTGGCTCAAACAAGATCGATCATTTCTTCTGTGATATACCTGCTGTCCTCAAGTTGGCTTGTGCTGATACCTCCCTTTATGAATCCATGATCTATGTTTGCTGTGTCCTAATgctgcttttgcctttctctgttaTTTCTGCCTCTTACATAAAGATCCTAGTGGCAGTTCTTCAAATGCATTCAACTGAGGGGAGACAAAAGGCATTTACCACTTGTGCCTCCCACATGACTGTGGTTACTCTTTTCTATGGGGCAGCCACGGTCACATACATAAGGCCCCAGGTATACCACTCTTCCAAACAAGATAAAGTAGTTTCTGCTTTCTATACTATGATCACACCCATGCTCAACCCTATTATTTACAGCCTAAGAAACAAGGAAGTAACTGGGGCCCTTAAGAAGCTGTTGGGAAGGTGTAGCTATGGCAGAACTCAAAACAATAATTGA